In Microbulbifer sp. GL-2, the following are encoded in one genomic region:
- the ffh gene encoding signal recognition particle protein, whose protein sequence is MFDNLSDRLSAALKKVTGKARLTDDNIRDTLREVRKALLEADVALPVVKAFVQQVRTAAVGQKVSKALNPGQQFVKIVQDELVKVMGAAAEPLNLAVQPPAVILMAGLQGAGKTTSVAKLAKYLQEREKKKVMVVSADVYRPAAIKQLETLAGEVGAIFHPSAAEQKPLDIAKGAVDAARKQFADVLIVDTAGRLHIDGQLMDEIRELHTELNPAETLFVIDAMIGQDAVNTASAFNEALPLTGVILTKADGDARGGAALSVRHVTGKPIKFIGVGEKTDALETFHPDRIASRILGMGDILSLIEEAEQKIDKAKAEKLVKKVQKGKGFDLEDLRDQLQQMQNMGGFGSLLEKMPGMGGVAQAAQQADMGKEFKRMDAIISSMTPAERRNPELLNGSRKRRIVAGSGTQLQDLNRLLKQHKQMGKMMKKLKGGGMGKMMRGLGGMPGMGGGMPGGMGGLPSGLPPSMKKK, encoded by the coding sequence ATGTTCGATAACCTGAGTGACCGCTTATCGGCGGCCCTGAAAAAAGTCACCGGCAAGGCGCGCCTGACCGATGACAATATCCGCGATACCCTGCGCGAGGTGCGCAAGGCCCTGCTTGAGGCGGATGTCGCCCTGCCAGTTGTAAAGGCCTTTGTTCAGCAGGTGCGCACGGCTGCCGTGGGGCAGAAGGTTAGCAAGGCCCTGAACCCGGGTCAGCAGTTCGTCAAGATTGTTCAGGATGAACTGGTCAAGGTGATGGGAGCGGCTGCTGAGCCTCTTAATCTCGCCGTCCAGCCTCCCGCGGTTATCTTAATGGCGGGCTTGCAGGGCGCTGGTAAAACCACCAGTGTCGCCAAGCTGGCCAAGTACCTGCAGGAGCGGGAAAAGAAAAAAGTGATGGTGGTGAGTGCGGACGTATACCGCCCCGCGGCTATCAAACAGTTGGAGACCCTGGCTGGCGAAGTTGGTGCGATTTTCCATCCCTCTGCCGCTGAGCAGAAACCCTTGGATATTGCCAAGGGCGCCGTTGATGCTGCCCGCAAGCAGTTTGCTGATGTGCTCATCGTCGATACCGCTGGCCGTCTACATATTGATGGTCAGCTGATGGATGAAATTCGCGAACTGCATACCGAATTGAATCCAGCGGAAACCCTGTTCGTGATTGATGCGATGATCGGTCAGGATGCGGTAAACACTGCCAGCGCCTTTAATGAGGCCCTACCGCTTACCGGTGTCATCCTGACTAAAGCCGATGGCGATGCTCGCGGTGGTGCGGCTCTATCCGTACGTCATGTGACCGGCAAGCCGATCAAGTTTATCGGTGTCGGTGAAAAGACGGATGCACTGGAAACCTTCCACCCCGATCGTATTGCCTCCCGTATCCTGGGTATGGGGGATATCCTGTCTCTAATCGAAGAGGCAGAGCAGAAGATTGATAAGGCGAAAGCAGAAAAGTTGGTTAAGAAGGTTCAGAAAGGCAAGGGCTTTGACCTGGAAGACCTGCGCGATCAGCTTCAGCAAATGCAAAATATGGGTGGCTTTGGCTCCCTGCTCGAGAAGATGCCGGGAATGGGCGGTGTCGCTCAGGCGGCCCAGCAGGCTGATATGGGCAAGGAGTTCAAGCGTATGGACGCGATCATCTCCTCTATGACACCCGCTGAACGCCGTAATCCAGAATTACTGAATGGTTCGCGCAAGCGTCGCATTGTCGCTGGTTCCGGCACCCAGTTGCAGGATCTGAACCGTCTGCTTAAACAGCACAAGCAGATGGGGAAGATGATGAAAAAACTCAAAGGCGGTGGTATGGGCAAGATGATGCGCGGCCTTGGTGGTATGCCTGGTATGGGGGGCGGAATGCCCGGAGGTATGGGCGGTTTACCTAGTGGCCTGCCGCCAAGCATGAAGAAAAAATAG
- a CDS encoding inner membrane protein YpjD: protein MAAFAHWTAIALYIATTAVAAGALARGRQPNNKLLLALLAGALVTHAISLVHILFSPAGYRFDLLAMLSLIAWVVNLLLLILAAGRPLTLLILIFAPVGALTEFAASHTWGSVEPHQQLSSGIAVHALLSISAYSLLTLATLQAIYLYYLNQQLHNHKPVGATRLLPPLQSMESLLFGLIAFGQLLLTASLITGFVFVGNLFEQGPLHKTILSIIAWVLYSILLWGHWQWGWRGNTAVRWTLSAFAALMLAYFGSKLVMEVILQRG, encoded by the coding sequence ATGGCGGCATTCGCCCACTGGACGGCCATCGCTCTATATATCGCCACAACTGCGGTCGCGGCGGGAGCTCTCGCCCGCGGTCGTCAGCCAAATAACAAACTCTTGCTGGCTCTGCTCGCAGGCGCACTGGTCACACATGCGATATCCCTGGTGCATATCCTATTCTCACCAGCAGGCTACCGCTTCGATCTGCTGGCAATGTTGTCCCTGATCGCATGGGTAGTAAACCTGCTACTGCTTATTCTGGCCGCGGGGCGCCCGCTAACCCTGTTAATCCTTATCTTTGCTCCTGTGGGTGCACTCACAGAGTTCGCAGCATCACACACCTGGGGTTCTGTTGAACCACACCAGCAACTTTCTTCAGGCATTGCCGTTCACGCGCTGCTATCGATTTCAGCCTACTCCCTGCTGACCCTGGCAACCCTGCAAGCGATTTACTTGTACTACCTGAATCAGCAGCTACACAACCACAAACCCGTGGGAGCCACCCGCCTGCTACCGCCGCTACAGAGTATGGAATCACTACTTTTTGGCTTGATCGCATTCGGGCAACTTCTGCTAACCGCCTCACTGATTACCGGATTTGTATTTGTGGGCAACCTTTTTGAGCAGGGCCCACTGCACAAGACAATACTCTCCATCATTGCCTGGGTACTCTACAGTATCCTGCTATGGGGGCACTGGCAGTGGGGCTGGCGCGGCAATACCGCAGTTCGCTGGACACTTAGTGCTTTCGCCGCCCTGATGCTGGCTTACTTTGGCAGCAAATTGGTAATGGAAGTGATCCTGCAACGCGGGTAA